The Lycium ferocissimum isolate CSIRO_LF1 chromosome 10, AGI_CSIRO_Lferr_CH_V1, whole genome shotgun sequence genome window below encodes:
- the LOC132034998 gene encoding uncharacterized protein LOC132034998, translating to MNNSDRVGVHDQFVECVDGFITHAMSLHPFQNEGVIRCPCSRCGCKKYLKLEVVRVHLYSHGFKEKYYVWTDHGETDGVNGIFHNMVVGESSVSQEYNHVQYDRVNDAFGVQSGFEPEQNFEQPPNEEAMRFYQELEEASRPLWVGSQHSKLSVAVRMIIIKSDWIVAEAAMDSMIKLVGELVSSEFDIHKSYYQAKGLVSKLGLSCDRIYCCPNGCMLFYKQDADLNECKLYGHARYRRTPSGRMVPIKEMHYLPIIPRLKRLFASPSSAPHIRWHNENRRTHGVMGHPSDGEAWKHFDRTYPDFASEPRNIHLGLCADGFAPYSVSAASYSCSHVFLTPYNLPPEMCITSPYISLNCVIPGPRNPKVLIDVYV from the coding sequence atgaataatagtgaCCGTGTGGGTGTACATGATCAATTTGTTGAATGTGTTGACGGGTTTATCACACATGCAATGTCACttcacccttttcaaaatgaaggggtaattaggtgtccttgttCTCGTTGTGGGTGTAAGAAGTATTTGAAACTGGAAGTGGTTAGGGTTCATTTGTATAGTCATGGgtttaaggagaaatattatgtttggacTGATCATGGAGAGACTGATGGGGTCAATGGTATATTTcataatatggttgttggtgaaaGTAGTGTGTCGCAGGAATATAATCATGTCCAATATGATAGAGTTAATGATGCTTTTGGCGTACAGTCTGGGTTTGAACCTGAGCAAAATTTTGAGCAACCTCCTAATGAAGAAGCAATGCGCTTCtatcaagaattagaagaggCTAGTCGTCCCCTTTGGGTAGGGAGTCAACATTCTAAGTTATCTGTTGCAGTTAGAATGATTATTATCAAATCAGATTGGATTGTTGCTGAAGCTGCTATGGACTCAATGATTAAGCTTGTAGGGGAACTAGTTAGTTCGGAATTCGACATACATAAGAGTTACTATCAAGCAAAGGGattggtttccaaattaggattgTCGTGTGATAGAATTTATTGTTGTCCAAACGGTTGTATGTTGTTCTATAAGCAAGATGCTGATTTAAATGAATGTAAATTATATGGACATGCGCGTTATAGGCGGACACCTAGTGGGAGGATGGTTCCAATTAAGGAGATGCATTATTTACCTATTATACCTAGGTTAAAGAGGTTATTTGCATCGCCGAGTTCTGCTCCTCACATAAGATGGCACAACGAAAATAGAAGGACACATGGTGTTATGGGTCATCCATCGGATGGAGAAGCGTGGAAACATTTTGATAGAACTTATCCTGATTTTGCTAGTGAACCAAGAAACATTCATTTGGGTTTGTGTGCAGATGGTTTCGCACCATACTCTGTTTCGGCTGCATCCTATTCTTGTTCGCATGTATTTCTTACTCCATATAATCTACCGCCTGAGATGTGTATAACAAGTCCCTACATATCCCTAAATTGTGTTATCCCTGGTCCCCGAAatccaaaagttttgattgatgtCTATGTATAA